Proteins co-encoded in one Chrysemys picta bellii isolate R12L10 chromosome 13, ASM1138683v2, whole genome shotgun sequence genomic window:
- the LOC101946083 gene encoding ribonuclease pancreatic-like encodes MALRGPCPLLFLTLVLLAVCLAQLSEGASYQQFVTRHFDSPKTSAANDRLYCNLLMQRRGLTRVFCKRRNTFIHAPAGKLQAICARGGTHVSLNLYDSLESFNVTTCRALPRSRPRHCRYRAATGNTKIRVACVQGLPVHLEPTYLP; translated from the coding sequence ATGGCCCTGAGGGGACCCTGCCCCTTGCTCTTCCTGACCCTGGTCCTGCTGGCTGTCTGCCTGGCTCAGCTCAGCGAAGGCGCCAGCTACCAGCAGTTTGTGACCCGACACTTTGACAGCCCCAAGACCAGTGCTGCCAACGACCGGCTCTACTGCAACCTCCTGATGCAACGCCGTGGCCTGACCCGTGTCTTCTGCAAACGCCGCAACACCTTCATCCACGCCCCTGCTGGCAAGCTCCAGGCCATCTGTGCCCGTGGAGGAACACACGTTAGCCTCAACCTCTACGACAGCCTGGAGTCCTTCAACGTCACcacgtgccgggcgctgccccgcTCCCGCCCGAGGCACTGTAGATACAGGGCTGCAACTGGCAACACCAAGATCCGTGTGGCCTGTGTCCAGGGGCTGCCTGTGCACTTAGAGCCGACGTACCTGCCATGA